The Pithys albifrons albifrons isolate INPA30051 chromosome 1, PitAlb_v1, whole genome shotgun sequence genome contains the following window.
CAGCCAGTTCAGTTATAAACGTAGCATAACCCTTGAGTCCAGAAGCCTCACGAGCCAAATCCTGTGGACATTTCTGTCCAATTTCCctgcacagaaaaatgaaacaggGAATGGGGTGCCACAGGTTGCTAAGGATAGAAGGACGAGCCCCAGGGTATTTCTCTCACCTTAGTAATTCACCCACCAGGCTTTTCAGACCATACTCGTTAGCCCAGAGGCTCACGGCCTGTGCAAACACTGGCGCTACATGTTCAAAGTGCTGCAGCATCTGTGTGATCTTCAGAGTGGCACCTTTCACATGTGAGAAGGAAGAGGTCAGGGAAAGAACTGGGAATGGCTTCAGGAAGAAGGCAGAAGAGCAGGAACTCACCGAACATTTGACCACAGTGAAGCAGAGCTCGAGCAAGCAGATGTGTCACGGCCTCCCGTGTGCCACGGTACCTCTGATGACTGATACTTGGATTCTCCAGGATACGGTAGCAGCTTCCCATCATCAGGCTAAAGCCACAGAAGACAGACACCAAACCTGTCACAACTAGAACCACAATAATTCCAGCACACACTAGGCAAACATTTCTATCAAACCAAAGAGGTTCTCCGATATCCTTTAAAAACTAGCAAACAACATCTGAAATTTTATGGCCTACACAAAGAAAGGAAGTGGCTCCTACACACATCAATTTTCCCTCAAGCTGGTTTCCTCAGTTCCCTGATGATCTGCACTCAACAGATTGCTGTAATACCACCTCATTGACAGATTTAACATCCAACCCTCCCTTCCAGAGAGTCAGTCACTCATCCCACCTCTACATCTGCTCCATCCCATACCTGACAAACTCTTCTTCCACTGATAAACCACCCCAAAGCTGACGGagatccagctgcagcagctgtgtaAGCAGCTGTAAGACTggctccctctcctcctcccacaaGGGTCCAGAAGTCCTGGCATGGTTCTTCTTGTTCTAGAAAGGCAATTACACAATAAGATACACCAGCAGTTTgacaacagaacaaaaaatccATCACCCTTCTTCCCTCAAAGAAACATCTATTAAATTCTACAGTATTAAGAGACACACAGTGATATGcatgagatcacagaatcacactgGGCTTTCTTTCCCAAATTCTCCTCTCTCAGCTCAAGGTGCctcactgcccagcacagctcatggctggcacccacaggcacccagACCGAGGCCAGCACTGGTGCCTCCTGTTATTTTAAGGATATACTTGCATCCATTGCCATCATTTCTGCCCACAGAAAGGAACTCTTGAGAAAATACTGGCCTGATAAATACCAGCCAGACACTGAAGAGCAAAAGAGAACAGCCTGGGCATTTGAGTCGCTGCTGATGTTTAGCCCTTCAACTGCTTTCCATACAGTTTCACAGAAACATCAGTGCTTCATACTATGCACTGCTCTTGCTGGCACCATGCCTACATAAACCCAGCTGTAACATCTGACAGACACCACAATGTTCAGCAAGCTTAaaaatttttctgatttatcttgTTTTTCCCCAGTCCCCTACCTACCTTCCCACCAGGATCTGCCTCCAATAAACGGTTTTTGCAGGTTTCCATTTCAAAGGCATCCACTAGGGAAGTCAGCAAGTAGCAGTTCATCTTAAGAGCATTGAGGTGAGCAGCACGGTTTGCAAGGCTCAGCCTAGAGTCACTCAGGATGGCAGAAAGTTCACTGGAATGACGGGACACCACTGAAGAGAGGCAGAAAGTCATGAGCACTCCCACCCTGCCAGGCCCCTCAGCCATCTTCTCTTTTGGAGGCTTAGGGCAGTCATCAGATTACCAAAGATGTGTGCTCACATCTCACCAGCTGTAACACGGGCTGCCCCCTGCAACCCAAACCTCAGACACACCCTTTCATCCTATCCCCACAGCCCTTTGTCAGCTCAGAGAAACACTCGCTTTGAGCTGATGCATCCCAAAGATATATTTTCCAGGGATGTGGGCTGAAGGATTTTCTGTTGGTCTGCCCTTACAGCGAACATGCACAGCTCAGCATCGTCCACCAAGATTACAGACCCGTATGACAGGAGTGGGCTGAGGGCGCAGCCCGGCTGGCCGAGTCACATTAGCCTTTATATCATCATCGAGCTGCCAGGGAGAGCAACCTCTCCGTTAGTCCTGCTTCGGCCGGAAACAGCAGATACCCACCCTGCACCATCAGCTCCAGCACGTCCTCCTTCACATTTGAGCCAGCGGTTCGGAAGTGGCTGCCGGGCAAGCACAGTGCGTGAGATCAGCGGGCAAGCAGCGCCTGCCGGCGGGGCGAgcgccccgctcccggcccctgCTCCGCCCGCTCCAAGCCGTACTCACTGGAGCACGCTGTACACGGCGTCGAAGTGCTGCAGCACGGCCAGCGCTCCCCGCGAACGAAAGGCGGCCCGGAAGGCTGCGGAAAAACacggggaggggcgggggggaCACGGCCGTGAGCCggcggcagggcagggctggaccGAGCCAGGCCAGTCGCGGGGACACCTTACCTACGAGGGCGGGCGGCAGCTCGCGGGGCGGCAGCACCTCCTGCACGACGTAGTGGCCACGGCCATCGTCCCGCAGCAGGTCTGCGGCGGCGAGGGGCAGCTGGAACTGCGGCCCCGCGTCCGCCATGGCCGCTCAAACTGCGCGCGCGGCCCGCGCTCGCCCCGCCCCCTTGTCCGGGCCAATCAGCGACCGGCAGCCCCGTCGCGCGCCCGCGCCACGCCCAATCGCCGGCTCCGCTGCGCTCGCGACCGTTGGCGCGACGTCACCGGCACCTCCCTGCGCGCCGCGGCGGAAAAGGCGGGGCCGGCACCGCCGCCTGTCCCGGCCCggcctccccttccctccctggcCCGGCACGAGCCCGGGGGGTCACCCCGATGGcggctctgctgctgctgcgggcGGCGGGCCGAGCCCTGCTGGGCCGTGCCGCGCCGCTGCTCGGCGCCGAGCGGGGCATTAGCGAGAGCGGCGGGGCGCGCTGGGCGCCCGTGCGGCCCGGCCTCCCCGTGCCCCTCTCCTCgcccctggcagggctcacCCGGCCCATCCCCATCAAGGAGCCGCCGAAGCGCAAGCCGGTTGATCGGTGGACGAAGAAACGGGCCTTGTTTGGGGTCTACGACAACGTGGGGATCCTGGGTGAGACAGCACTCCGGGGCAGGGCgggaggggagagaggctgGAACCACCTGCGTGCTGGCGCTTCCTCCAGCAgacagagggagggcaggatttggggcgGAACAGCTTCCTCCAGAGCCTGGCTTCATCTCTCCTTTCCTGTTCTTAGGCGGCTTCCAGATCCATCCGAAGGATCTCATCAGGGGGCCCATATGGCTGCGAGGCTGGAAGGGGGACGAGCTGCAGAGGTGCATCCGCAAGAAGAGGATGGTGGGCGACCGGATGTTTATAGAGGACCTTCACAATCTGAACAAGAGGATCCGGTACTTGTACAGGCGCTTCAATCGCACTGGGAAGCACCGCTAGGGAACAGCTGTGGGCTTGGCACGTGGAGCGTGGTTTTGTGGCATCTCGGTCAGAATAAAGGCATCTTTCACACAACGGGGTTCCCAGTGCTTCCTTTGCTGGGTATTTCCAGTCTGCTcccaaggtcctgctgctgctccaggcctGAGCTATGTGGAAGTTCTTACACTCCCTCTCAAGCAATTTTGACATACTTCTTGCAGAAATCTGTTCCAGCCTTCATCCCTGAATGAGATTTGTCTCCTGTTTCATGCTCGTGATGACTTAAACCCCTACTAATAGCACTTAATGACTAAATGGCCTTTTGTTTTGGCCATTTGACCTTTTAGTCAGAATTTGCAAAAGTAATCCAagtatttaactttttaaaaatctagcTTCtagttttctgtatttgttaCCAAAGTTATGGTGAGTCACAGCTGGCATCCCTCTAGTGCAGCATCACAAAGACCATTGTACACTTGGGAAAAATCTGTAGGATGAGCAGGCACTTGCTTACCATTTCTCCCTTAGTTGTTAATTTGGCTGCTAAATAATTGGGGAGTTACATCTGCTGACTTGATGTATCTTGCTACAGAGCAATGCTGCTCTGTCTCCAAAAGCCATGGGTTGGAAGCATCAGGGAATAAATGGAAAGAACTTTCTGTAGGTCTAAGCCTGGGGAAGGCAAAGGCAACCTGTTCAAACAGCTGATGTCCATGTTTTTGGGATCAGGGTGGCAGACCCGAGGGACTTGCCCAAAGGTGGTGTGGATTCAGGAAATGTGCAAAGATCTAACTGGGACTGAGCACCTGAAAGAGAGCAGCTGGGGGTTGTTACATATGTAAACCATAAGTGCAGAAATCCTTGGCTAAAAATATGTTGGAAACAGGAAAAGTGTCAGAGAAAGTACTTTGTACCTTTTGTCATCTCTTAATCCCTAAgcaccagcctggcaggggctctgtggCCACTGGTTCCCTAAGCTCTGTCTTGGGTTATTTGCTATTGGAACAGTGCTCAGACTGCGGTGGGAAGGTTGCCAGGCTACAGAATCTTCTTCCATCACTCATCCCTTTGCAGCTTGACTAAAGGCACAGCATAAAAACCCTTCAGTTCTGCTGAGCCCAGTGCTAGTCTGCTCCTGTCTGCTCTAGTCACAACCCTGTATTATGTTTTCATCCTGTAGCCGTGGTATTTTGGCTCCCATACTGTAAACTGTAACCACTGATAACATATCTGTCTTGTGTTTCTACTAATCTATCAGATCTGACACTAAAAACTTCTATGAATGTCCTGTATGACATTTTaccttttgaaaggaaaaggtaGTTTAGTGTAGGTGTGAACCCATGTTATCACCCTACTCACCACGCCAAATGCTCTATGAAGAGACTTCTTGTTCCAATATGctcctgtttccttttttgtccTGAACTGAAGAACCTTCCCTTCTGATCCATGAGGCTTCTCCAGAtctttagggggaaaaaatgcaagCACGTTGCTGCTCTTGGCGCTGCTGCAGGAGCCTCGTTTCCCCCAGCAGGCTCCAGAACCTCGAACGGGACTCGTTCACGTTCCCTTTCATGCCGTGCTGTATGGTGGAAGTGGGCCAGCGACACCATCTCTTAATTGCAAGGACAGCGACTTCCCCAGAGCCAAGAGGGACACTGCGGAGCTGGGATTACGGAAGCGCTGCGCAGCGCCGCCCCCGCAGCGGCACCCGCCGGGATGGGCGCCGAGGGGAGAACAGGACGGGGCGGGTCACCAAGCTCAGGCAGGCCCTGCGCGACCGAAATAGAGCGCGGCGGACCCGCTCCGGCCTGGCGGGGTCGGAGGGTACAACGCCTGGCCACGGGAGCGCCCTGGATCGGGATGGGGACGCAGATGGGGATGTGGATATGGATGGGTCCGAGTCAGCCGCGGTTCTgcaggggcggggcggggccagAGAGGGGCGGGGCCAGAGGCGGGACAGACGCTCCCATTGGTCAACTCGGAGGGCAGTAACGGGGGGTGGGGCTGAGCGGTGAGCCGGTGCGCGCGGGTAGCTGAGCGCTGATTGGCTGCGGAGGGGCCCGTGGGCGGGGCCGACCGGCCTCTCCCGGCGGAACAACTTGTGGTTGGCTGCGGGCCCTGTGGGCGGGGCCCTCCCCGCTATAAGTGCGGCCCGCGGCGCCCCGCGCTGTCGGTGCGGATAGCGGAGCTGCGGCCGTCGGGGCGTGTGGTGTCCTCCGGCCCGGCCATGTGAGTGTCCGACCGGCCCGGCCGCGGGCTGCGGAGGGCGCGGCGCGAGGGCaagcggcggcgggagcgcgggGAGCGTGGTCAGCGCGGTGCCCGCGTCCCGGGCGGCAGCGATGGGGCCGAGTGGCGCATTGCAGCAGCCGCAGGCAGGGCTGCCCGCACTGCCCCCGGGCGGTCCGGCTCCCCCGCCGACTGCTGGAGCGTGGGTGCGTGGGTGGGTCGGGCTCCACTGGTGATGCGCGGGGCCCGCACTCAGCTGGTGCCAGCATGGCCGGTGGCCACCGCTGCGCCCCGCAGGGGCTGCCGCGTCCCCCCGTGGTGTCCCCGCACCGCCTCCCCGtcccctttcctccctgttCCTTTCCTGTCACCTCCGTCCGGCCAGGGCGCTGTCATTCCCTGCGCCGACCCCCGGGCTGGTCgctgctctgggctctcccACGCTCCGCCTGCTCCGGCCCGCGGGGATCCAGGGACGGGGCGTGCCCTCGGGGCTGCTGCCAGCGCTGCCCCAGCCCGGGGGCACGGGGCTTGGTGTAGGTTTGGGGAGCTTTCTATTGAGCGGCCTCGTTGCCCATGTGTGTGTTTCCCCAGGTCtgacccagcccagcagcccgCGCCCGGGGCCCCCGAAGGAGGAGCCCCCGAAGGAGGAGCTCCTGAAGGGGGAGCCCCCGGCGGGGGTCCCCCCGGGGCTCCCCCCAATCTGAGCAGTAATCGCCGCCTGCAGCAGACGCAGGCCCAAGTGCAGGAGGTCAgtagctctgccagccctgctggcttCCCATGGGATGCCTGGACTCTTCTCCCACTGCCCCGCGGTAGGGATGTTCTTGACAGGTGTCTGTCGCTGAGGGGGTGGCTCCTCTTGTCATGCCAATGCCAGAAATGCGTTAATACCTCAAAATACTCAAAAACAGGGTGACAAAGCTATAAGAAGCTGGAGGAGAGATTGTTTTATGTTTAAAAGCTGCTCAATTCCATACATGACTTCTAAAGAGCAGGCCTGTGAGATTTTTTTGGTACTTCATATCATGCACCTCTTATGGAAACAGAGCTATACAACATCCAGGACAGCTCTTaatccctgcctgctgctgcaagGGAACAGTGTGTGCGGTGTGATGCGGGGGGACCCTTGCCTGGCTCCCCGGGATCGGTGTCTGGCTTAGCTGCTGCCGTGCAGTAGCGCCTTTGTGCCTCACTGGGGCAGCAACATGAAGCTCACAAGTTAATTTTGCAGTTACCAGGGAGTGAGCGTATCATTCCTCTCAGGAGGAGGGTGGCTTTGGCTTGCTGCTGGATTTGAGAGCTTTTAAAAGCAGGTGAGAATGTGGGGCCGAGAACCTGGTTTAAGTGTACTTTAACTGGTACTTTAATAGTGAGTCTAGGATTTTTCCCACCCCTCTTCAAAGTAGGCAGTGACTTGAAATGACTTGTGTCTTAGCCTGATCTTTCTCAGGGCTTTTGTTTGTTAGTATGTCAGCATTATTAGCCAAGTTATGCCTCTTACTTTTTCAGCTGTCTTTACCAATACAACTGCTGCTACTATTCTTCCTTCTGCAGGTGGTTGATATAATGTGTGTAAATGTAGACAAGGTGCTGGAACGAGACCAGAAGCTGTCCGAGCTCGATGACCGGGCAGATGCACTTCAGGCCGGGGCCTCAATATTTGAAAGCAGTGCAGCAAAACTCAAAAGGAAGTACTGGTGGAAGAACTGCAAGGTGAGTTTCTTAGATCTCCTTCAACAGAAGGACACTGGGCTACTCCTTTCCTGCAGGGCTTTGCAGGTATAGTTGGGGCTCAATAACAATTTCAAATGCTTAAGATTCTTTCACTCTGGAAGTTATTTGCTGTCATGCCTTCAGGCCCTGGCTTATGTTCCCTGGCAATCAGGGAGGATGTGAACTTGTCCATCTGTTCTGAGTATTACCTTTGACAATCTTTTTCTCCAGATGATGATCATGATGGGAGTGATTGGTGCCATCATAGTGGCAGTGATTGCAAGTAAGTACCAAAAAGCTCAAGGTTGAAGAAATACCAGCTCTACAGTACTTTAATGTTTCCTTTCTGGTTTGGGATCTCAAGGGTTTTAGTTGCCTAAGTGTTAACTTCAGTCCTTGGGGAAGGGAGGTGGAAGTGCTGGAACTCCCTCACTTGTTGCAGAAATGGTATGCTTTACATAGTAATGAAGGAACTGGGGATGCCATCGTTGTAGAAATGGGAAATTCTGCCTGCTAGGTTAAGTAAACCACAAGTACGAGGGGCATTTACCCTGGAGTGGGTGGGTTGGCAAGACTCTTCCCTGGTGGGTAATTTGGAGGTCTCTGAGGGACCTTTGGTGTAACCTGcccttttgttctttccttttctttttttctattgctTTGTCTCCAGTCTACTTTTTTACTTAAATGTAGCTCCTTCAGTCTGCGACCTACTGTCCCCTATCACCTTGCCTGTCTATTCTTGCCTCTGactctttcccttcctttccttcccttccacttAGCTTCttcactgatttcttttttggttttaatttatcTTCTGTATAGGACTTTGAGCCGCTTTCTGAACATGGCTACACTTTTCAACTGTTGCTGCAGCTTTAGGGTGGGTCCTCTTAAGTttagaggaaaaggaaataaggaaGAGTGGGTAGCTATTTGCTCCTGTTCTTCTGCAGGgaatttttggggtttgtttttgggtGTGAACTTGTCAAATAGTGCCTGTGTGAACTCATGCAAAATAAGAATGCCTTAACACAGTGCCTTTGGGGATGAAGGACTTCAGCATGTGAGATTCTTTAGTGTTCTGCCTAAATAGAGTGGCAGCATGACTTGAGCTTTTCACTGagcttctgaaataaaagctaGTTTGTGTTAGCCCCTGACTGTGAGCCGTCTGACTAAGCTAGATGTAGTGATGTAAGCCATGGAGAGATGAGCATTTAAATGATTTATTCTGCCTGTCTGTGCTTTCAGATGACTTCCTGTCTGAACATGGCCATTTCAGGTCTTATAAAAGAAAGCCTACATGATTACCTCAGTCAAGTGCAACAGGCTAAACAGTTAAGTGAAAGGAGCATTGATATTATCTGCAAGGCATATGTGGGAGTAAAGTCTCTccaaaaggaacaaaagaacAACAGTTAGTCTGGTGGGGGTtgtcaaatatttctttcatctATGCACATACAAGCCAGGACCCTGTAGCTTCCTACTATCTTGtagctttccagaaggaagactTTGGGGTAATGGCAGAATGGGAACGGGTGTTTTGCTTTGGTGTTACTGGGTTGAATGTCAAAGGAAGCTCACTTCTGTAGCAAATGGGGGTGAAGGGAACTGGAGGTATTCCAGATGAGACTGAATGAGCTGCAGAGCTTTCTAATTAAGAATACCTGATCTGTTTCTGCTGCCACAAAACACTAACCTTCAGCAGGAATAGGAAAATAGTTGAAATGGTTACCTAGGGATTCAAAGGGAAATGGTGCTTTAGGCATAGATATTGCAAAGTGACATCAGATGTCCCAGTTTGACAACTTTGGTCTCTAGAGATCTATCAAACTGAAATCCTCCTACTTGTTATGGGTTCTCTTGAATTTAGATGCAGGGTGGTCTCTGCAGTAAGTGAACTTGCAGCATGGAATGCTCTGTCATTCTATAAGCAATCCCTCTGATCTCCTCTGTCAAAAGTAACAAGAGCTGTGAATTGCTTCAGTGTGTTGTCAGACATGGTGTTAAATGAGCTGCCCTGTTTCTGTAGGGTCTTCCAAGGGATGTGTATTTTgtcttttgattttatttttttttaaagctgagcTGTAGCCTTTAATCTAGACTGGAAAGAGGTTACTCCTTTAATGTAGAAAGCTCTGCCTTTGTTCTAGAATACAGTGGTATATGTTTAAACTTAACAGGAGGTAGGGAGAACATCACCTGATTTTCCAGATGGGAGCAAAGTGCAAAAGATAGGAGGAGCAgatgctttttgtttcatttggtgTGCTGGGGAAGCCCCTTTCCTCCTCACAGGGCATCTGGCAAGGGGTTAGGGTTTGCATGCTCACTTCCATGCCCCAGCATTTCATTTGCAC
Protein-coding sequences here:
- the VAMP1 gene encoding vesicle-associated membrane protein 1 isoform X1; the encoded protein is MSDPAQQPAPGAPEGGAPEGGAPEGGAPGGGPPGAPPNLSSNRRLQQTQAQVQEVVDIMCVNVDKVLERDQKLSELDDRADALQAGASIFESSAAKLKRKYWWKNCKMMIMMGVIGAIIVAVIANDFLSEHGHFRSYKRKPT
- the MRPL51 gene encoding large ribosomal subunit protein mL51, which translates into the protein MAALLLLRAAGRALLGRAAPLLGAERGISESGGARWAPVRPGLPVPLSSPLAGLTRPIPIKEPPKRKPVDRWTKKRALFGVYDNVGILGGFQIHPKDLIRGPIWLRGWKGDELQRCIRKKRMVGDRMFIEDLHNLNKRIRYLYRRFNRTGKHR
- the VAMP1 gene encoding vesicle-associated membrane protein 1 isoform X2 codes for the protein MSDPAQQPAPGAPEGGAPEGGAPEGGAPGGGPPGAPPNLSSNRRLQQTQAQVQEVVDIMCVNVDKVLERDQKLSELDDRADALQAGASIFESSAAKLKRKYWWKNCKMMIMMGVIGAIIVAVIAIYFFT
- the VAMP1 gene encoding vesicle-associated membrane protein 1 isoform X3, which translates into the protein MSDPAQQPAPGAPEGGAPEGGAPEGGAPGGGPPGAPPNLSSNRRLQQTQAQVQEVVDIMCVNVDKVLERDQKLSELDDRADALQAGASIFESSAAKLKRKYWWKNCKMMIMMGVIGAIIVAVIAT